A genomic window from Sphingobacterium spiritivorum includes:
- a CDS encoding DUF1080 domain-containing protein: protein MKKTFNILSALLILQVAAHAQLPSNRTAATKIADVLAQQPAEEKAKFLAAMKELENFSSDDIAELLAKLQPQGGNNATIEFASNSYSFYVMQSGMEARRETFAKGLIAALDKLTDKDNKGYVIKLLQQSGKNEAVAPLTPYLKDDYLVGKASRALVAINTEDARKALLTSLTDADSETKKIAIVTALGDLRSTDAETKIIELIQSTSAPKFQKAAFTALSKIGGEKSAAVFMTQLAIVKYQYEPNDITGLAVDYAETLLKNKKSAQAEKFAAALFAGAGINNAPETKIAALSILTNINASKQKKALLTAATSEDAAYRNVALQLLGEYGNSGDTKKLIAALKSATPAVQESILDFLAQKGSASDVSTLQKIVLNNTTGDARISGLEALDALSRNNVTPLLISQLKDADEVLTSAIQKLILASKEAKAIDIVNESLATADAKTQIALLGILAKRPNAKSSKAVLPLAKSTDEKVRMAAYQALPTVASEDDLNELYALFSTANKNEVAYLQKATINAIQSSKDKDAITTKLASNVTVSAAPSAGMYFPVFAGLGGTESLNAVKNFTDAGIPEVKTQAISALASWKSAEALPALVALSRTEKGEGNFDTIFKGLIRLVNSSSLTPDQKTLHLKDAFAIARTDAQRNQALSSLQGAGTYQAMIFASKQMDNPALAGAASNTAMNIAFDHKEYVGEDVRNILNKVIGNLSGSESSYLKEAVLRQLAEMPNKEGFVSVFNGNDLSGWKGLVADPIKRSKMDAKTLAAEQKKADEKMRAGWQASKGELIFNGKGDNIATIKQYGDMEMLVDWKLDKDGKEGDAGVYLRGTPQVQIWDISRTNVGAQVGSGGLYNNQKNAKDPLVVADNPLGEWNTFKIKMVDDKVTVYLNGVLVTDNVPLENYWDRNQSLFPTEQIELQAHGTKVYYRDIFIKELPRKQVSELSAEEKSEGFDMLFDGTNLDKWIPSDGYGINEEGYLVVYPNAKFGGNLYTKDEYSDVVYRFEFKLTPGANNGVGLRAPVEGDAAYAGMEIQILDNDADVYKSLKPYQYHGSVYGVITAKRGALKPVGEWNTEEIRLQGNKIKVTVNGTVILEGDIAEASKNGTLDGKNHPGLQRKSGHIAFLGHGSEVFFRNIRVKKL, encoded by the coding sequence ATGAAAAAAACATTTAATATATTATCTGCACTCTTGATTTTACAAGTAGCTGCACATGCTCAATTACCTTCCAACCGGACAGCTGCTACCAAAATAGCCGATGTACTGGCACAGCAGCCGGCAGAGGAGAAGGCAAAATTTCTGGCTGCTATGAAAGAGCTGGAAAATTTCTCATCTGACGATATCGCTGAATTATTAGCGAAGCTGCAGCCTCAGGGCGGAAACAATGCCACTATTGAATTTGCAAGTAACTCATACTCTTTTTATGTGATGCAATCCGGAATGGAGGCCAGACGCGAAACATTTGCAAAAGGATTGATTGCAGCTCTGGATAAATTAACAGACAAAGACAATAAAGGATATGTAATCAAGTTATTGCAACAATCCGGTAAAAACGAAGCTGTGGCTCCGTTGACGCCTTATCTGAAAGACGATTATCTGGTAGGGAAGGCGTCCCGTGCACTGGTTGCTATCAATACAGAGGATGCGCGTAAAGCTTTATTAACCTCACTGACAGATGCCGATTCAGAGACGAAGAAAATAGCCATAGTCACAGCTCTTGGAGATCTCAGATCAACCGATGCGGAGACAAAAATTATTGAACTTATTCAGTCTACTTCAGCTCCGAAATTTCAAAAAGCCGCTTTCACAGCATTGAGTAAGATCGGAGGAGAGAAATCAGCAGCAGTCTTTATGACACAACTGGCTATCGTAAAATATCAGTATGAGCCAAATGATATCACAGGACTGGCGGTCGATTACGCAGAGACACTCTTGAAGAACAAAAAATCAGCACAGGCAGAAAAGTTTGCTGCAGCATTATTTGCAGGAGCAGGCATAAATAATGCCCCTGAAACTAAGATTGCAGCATTAAGCATTCTTACTAATATCAATGCTTCAAAACAGAAAAAAGCTTTATTGACTGCTGCAACAAGCGAAGATGCCGCATATCGTAATGTAGCTCTGCAGCTGTTAGGCGAATATGGAAATAGCGGAGATACGAAAAAACTAATTGCAGCGCTAAAAAGTGCTACACCTGCCGTGCAGGAAAGTATCCTGGATTTCCTGGCACAAAAAGGATCTGCTTCGGATGTATCCACCCTGCAGAAGATTGTTCTTAACAATACTACAGGTGATGCCCGTATTTCCGGATTAGAAGCACTTGATGCACTGTCCCGCAATAATGTAACGCCACTTCTGATCAGTCAGCTTAAAGATGCAGATGAAGTATTGACAAGCGCTATTCAAAAACTGATTCTTGCTTCTAAAGAAGCAAAAGCTATTGATATTGTAAATGAATCATTAGCAACAGCAGATGCCAAAACACAGATCGCACTGTTAGGTATTCTGGCAAAAAGACCGAATGCGAAATCATCAAAAGCAGTCTTGCCATTAGCAAAGAGTACAGATGAGAAAGTTCGTATGGCAGCTTATCAGGCATTACCAACAGTTGCATCAGAAGATGATCTGAATGAATTGTATGCATTATTCTCGACTGCAAATAAAAATGAAGTCGCTTATTTACAAAAAGCAACAATCAATGCCATTCAGTCCAGCAAGGACAAAGATGCAATTACAACAAAATTAGCATCTAATGTGACCGTATCAGCAGCACCTTCAGCAGGCATGTATTTCCCTGTATTTGCAGGTCTTGGAGGTACGGAGTCTTTGAATGCTGTTAAGAATTTCACGGATGCCGGTATTCCTGAAGTAAAAACACAGGCAATCTCCGCATTAGCATCATGGAAATCAGCAGAAGCACTTCCTGCTCTTGTTGCGCTCTCCAGAACAGAAAAAGGAGAAGGAAATTTTGATACTATCTTCAAAGGACTGATTCGTCTGGTGAACAGTTCTTCTCTGACTCCGGATCAGAAAACACTGCATCTGAAAGATGCCTTTGCTATTGCACGTACAGATGCACAACGTAATCAGGCATTAAGCTCACTGCAGGGAGCAGGGACTTATCAGGCTATGATCTTTGCAAGCAAGCAGATGGACAATCCGGCTTTAGCTGGAGCTGCTTCCAATACTGCAATGAATATAGCATTTGATCATAAAGAATATGTAGGTGAAGATGTTCGCAATATTTTGAATAAAGTTATCGGTAATCTATCCGGAAGTGAAAGTTCATACCTGAAAGAAGCCGTACTTCGTCAGTTAGCTGAAATGCCGAATAAAGAAGGATTTGTATCTGTATTTAACGGAAATGATCTGAGCGGATGGAAAGGATTGGTAGCTGATCCGATCAAACGCAGCAAAATGGACGCTAAAACATTAGCTGCAGAACAAAAGAAAGCAGACGAAAAAATGCGTGCAGGATGGCAGGCTAGCAAAGGAGAACTGATCTTCAACGGTAAAGGAGATAACATCGCTACGATCAAACAATATGGAGATATGGAGATGCTGGTTGACTGGAAGTTGGATAAAGATGGAAAAGAAGGAGATGCCGGGGTTTATCTGAGAGGTACTCCGCAGGTGCAGATCTGGGATATATCCCGTACCAATGTGGGTGCTCAGGTCGGTTCCGGTGGTCTGTATAACAACCAAAAAAATGCAAAAGATCCATTAGTCGTTGCAGATAACCCACTGGGAGAATGGAATACTTTTAAAATAAAAATGGTAGATGATAAAGTGACCGTGTACCTGAATGGAGTACTGGTAACAGATAATGTACCTTTGGAAAACTATTGGGATCGCAATCAATCTTTATTCCCTACAGAACAGATCGAATTGCAGGCACATGGTACTAAAGTATATTATCGTGATATCTTTATTAAAGAATTGCCAAGAAAACAGGTTTCAGAACTTAGTGCTGAAGAAAAGAGTGAAGGATTTGATATGTTGTTCGATGGTACAAATTTAGACAAATGGATTCCTTCCGATGGTTATGGTATCAATGAGGAAGGTTATCTGGTCGTCTATCCAAATGCTAAATTTGGTGGCAACCTGTATACCAAAGATGAATACAGCGATGTAGTATATCGTTTTGAATTTAAACTGACTCCCGGAGCGAATAATGGAGTAGGTCTACGTGCGCCGGTAGAAGGAGATGCTGCTTATGCAGGTATGGAAATCCAGATTCTGGATAATGATGCGGATGTCTACAAAAGTCTGAAACCCTACCAGTATCACGGATCCGTATACGGTGTCATCACGGCAAAAAGAGGAGCTTTGAAACCGGTAGGCGAGTGGAATACTGAGGAAATCCGCTTACAAGGAAATAAAATCAAAGTGACGGTCAACGGAACGGTTATTCTGGAAGGTGATATTGCTGAAGCATCCAAAAATGGTACACTTGATGGTAAAAACCATCCCGGATTACAACGTAAATCCGGACATATCGCTTTCTTAGGACACGGATCTGAAGTGTTTTTCCGTAATATAAGAGTGAAAAAATTGTAA